In Agromyces sp. G08B096, a genomic segment contains:
- the ppa gene encoding inorganic diphosphatase, whose product MGEYTAVIEIPKGSRNKYEVDHETGRVFLDRVLYTGFVYPTDYGFFENTLGDDGDPLDVLVLLEYPLFPGVGVKVRPVGVFHMTDDGGGDAKVIAVPAGDPRWNHIQDVDSIPEYTKKEIEHFFEHYKDLEPGKWVKTEGWANAAEAEALIQKAIEAYPGH is encoded by the coding sequence ATGGGCGAGTACACCGCCGTCATCGAGATCCCGAAGGGGAGCCGCAACAAGTACGAGGTCGACCACGAGACCGGCCGGGTCTTCCTCGACCGCGTGCTCTACACCGGCTTCGTCTACCCGACCGACTACGGCTTCTTCGAGAACACATTGGGCGACGACGGCGACCCGCTCGACGTGCTCGTGCTGCTCGAGTACCCGCTCTTCCCCGGCGTCGGCGTGAAGGTGCGCCCCGTCGGCGTCTTCCACATGACCGACGACGGCGGCGGCGATGCCAAGGTCATCGCGGTGCCCGCGGGCGACCCGCGCTGGAACCACATCCAGGACGTCGACTCGATCCCCGAGTACACGAAGAAGGAGATCGAGCACTTCTTCGAGCACTACAAGGACCTGGAGCCCGGCAAGTGGGTCAAGACCGAGGGCTGGGCGAACGCCGCCGAGGCCGAGGCGCTGATCCAGAAGGCGATCGAGGCGTACCCCGGTCACTGA
- the hpt gene encoding hypoxanthine phosphoribosyltransferase translates to MYAREIEADLTEVLVTEAEIHAKLAELARRIEADYEGRDLLLVGVLKGAVMVMADLARELRPHVNMDWMAVSSYGTGTKSSGVVKILKDLDTDLTGRDVLIVEDIIDSGLTLSWLRENLESRGAASVEICALLRKPDAAKVDVDVRYLGFDIPNQFVVGYGLDYAERYRNLRDVAILAPHVYS, encoded by the coding sequence ATGTACGCGCGCGAGATCGAGGCCGACCTGACCGAGGTCCTCGTCACCGAGGCCGAGATCCACGCGAAGCTCGCCGAGCTCGCCCGCCGCATCGAAGCCGACTACGAGGGGCGCGACCTGCTGCTCGTCGGCGTGCTGAAGGGCGCCGTCATGGTCATGGCCGACCTCGCCCGCGAGCTCCGGCCGCACGTCAACATGGACTGGATGGCCGTCTCGAGCTACGGCACCGGCACGAAGTCCAGCGGCGTCGTGAAGATCCTGAAGGACCTCGACACCGACCTCACCGGCCGCGACGTGCTCATCGTCGAGGACATCATCGACTCGGGGCTCACCCTCAGCTGGCTGCGCGAGAACCTCGAGTCCCGCGGTGCGGCGAGCGTCGAGATCTGCGCGCTGCTGCGCAAGCCGGATGCCGCGAAGGTCGACGTCGATGTGCGCTACCTCGGCTTCGACATCCCGAACCAGTTCGTCGTCGGCTACGGCCTCGACTACGCCGAGCGGTACCGGAACCTCCGCGACGTCGCGATCCTCGCCCCGCACGTCTACTCCTGA
- a CDS encoding NlpC/P60 family protein, giving the protein MAEHRTRPVSRVKPATLFSSVAIGAVTASVAAAGGPAYAAPDYPSWSEIEQAKQNEQAKQAEIAKIEELLGGLRARAQEATEASMIAAEQHRNTLLERDEAQARAEQLGKQADEAAAVAEISRMRAGLVAAHLAKRADGGLTSELAFSGDPDGLLKQLGTASKLGEHSQALYDQALADKNSAEALGRQAEKATAERERLAKLAEEQAEASRVAAEASMAAVAEQEQRSAQLYEQLALLKDTTAELERQRAEGRALEAAEEAIRNAPPAPAPAPAPAPAPGDGGGAPAPAPNPPPNPAPPNQNAVETAIAFASAQLGKPYSSPGDSYNTWDCSGLTLAAYRAAGISIGTHSATNQYYTLAGRGKAISPRDVQRGDLLFWGGGGSYYHVAIYLGGGKILEAPDYGKTVRIWPVWGSPSAAARPAG; this is encoded by the coding sequence TTGGCTGAGCACCGCACCCGCCCCGTCTCGCGCGTGAAGCCCGCGACGTTGTTCTCGAGCGTCGCGATCGGCGCCGTCACCGCCTCGGTGGCCGCCGCGGGCGGGCCCGCGTACGCCGCTCCCGACTACCCGTCGTGGTCGGAGATCGAGCAGGCGAAGCAGAACGAGCAGGCCAAGCAGGCCGAGATCGCGAAGATCGAGGAGCTGCTCGGCGGGCTTCGCGCGAGGGCGCAGGAGGCCACCGAGGCCTCGATGATCGCCGCCGAACAGCACCGCAACACCCTCCTCGAGCGTGACGAGGCGCAGGCGCGCGCGGAGCAGCTCGGGAAGCAGGCCGACGAGGCCGCCGCCGTCGCCGAGATCTCGCGCATGCGGGCGGGCCTCGTCGCGGCGCATCTCGCCAAGCGCGCCGACGGCGGGCTGACGAGCGAGCTGGCGTTCTCGGGCGACCCCGACGGACTGCTCAAGCAGCTCGGCACCGCCTCCAAGCTCGGCGAGCACTCGCAGGCGCTCTACGACCAGGCACTGGCCGACAAGAACTCGGCCGAGGCGCTCGGGCGGCAGGCCGAGAAGGCGACGGCCGAACGCGAGCGACTGGCGAAGCTCGCCGAGGAGCAGGCCGAGGCGTCGAGGGTTGCGGCCGAGGCATCCATGGCGGCGGTTGCGGAGCAGGAGCAGCGTTCGGCGCAGCTGTACGAACAGCTCGCACTCTTGAAGGACACCACGGCGGAGCTCGAGCGACAGCGCGCCGAAGGCCGCGCACTGGAGGCCGCCGAAGAGGCGATCCGCAACGCGCCCCCGGCTCCAGCCCCCGCGCCCGCCCCGGCACCCGCCCCGGGCGACGGCGGCGGCGCCCCGGCTCCGGCCCCGAATCCGCCGCCGAACCCCGCGCCGCCGAATCAGAACGCGGTCGAGACGGCGATCGCCTTCGCGAGCGCCCAGCTCGGCAAGCCCTACTCCTCGCCCGGCGACTCGTACAACACCTGGGACTGCTCGGGCCTCACGCTCGCCGCGTACCGCGCCGCCGGCATCTCCATCGGCACCCACTCGGCGACGAACCAGTACTACACGCTCGCCGGCCGGGGCAAGGCGATCTCTCCGAGGGACGTCCAGCGCGGCGACCTGCTCTTCTGGGGCGGGGGCGGCAGCTACTACCACGTGGCGATCTACCTCGGCGGGGGCAAGATCCTGGAGGCGCCGGACTACGGCAAGACGGTGCGCATCTGGCCGGTCTGGGGCTCGCCGTCGGCGGCGGCCCGCCCCGCGGGCTGA
- the ftsH gene encoding ATP-dependent zinc metalloprotease FtsH, whose protein sequence is MNMKKILRGPIIYILLAIVAVWIGSSLITASGFRQVSTQEGLDLLNDGKVAAVKIVDGENRVDLTLKKADEELGSQVQFYYVTPRGADVIEAVNDAKPADGFNDEVPQPNWFLSMLGILLPLVLIGLFFWIMLSGMQGGGNRVMQFGKSRAKLVSKESPKVTFDDVAGSDEAIEELHEIKEFLKEPAKFQAVGARIPKGVLLYGPPGTGKTLLARAVAGEAGVPFYSISGSDFVEMFVGVGASRVRDLFEQAKQNAPAIIFVDEIDAVGRHRGAGLGGGHDEREQTLNQLLVEMDGFDPKTNVILIAATNRPDILDPALLRPGRFDRQIGVDAPDLKGRQKILEVHAKGKPLAKGVDLEVLARKTPGFTGADLANVLNEAALLTARSNAQLIDNRALDEAVDRVIAGPQRRSRVMKDKEKLITAYHEGGHALAAAAMNYTDPVTKITILPRGRALGYTMVLPLEDKYSVTRNELLDQLTYAMGGRVAEEIVFHDPSTGASNDIEKATSTARKMVTEYGMSANVGAVKLGQSQGEVFLGRDMGHQRDYSEEIAEKVDAEVRVLIEQAHDEAWQVLNDNRDILDKLAAELLEHETLDHNQIAEIFKDVKKLPERPLWLSSDKRPVSDIPPITFPQEKMPIDQGAVDGGVDSGDTPVEEPAPKRKPRSNPRPATA, encoded by the coding sequence ATGAACATGAAGAAGATCCTGCGCGGGCCGATCATCTACATCCTGCTCGCGATCGTCGCCGTGTGGATCGGTTCGAGCCTCATCACCGCGTCGGGCTTCCGCCAGGTGTCGACCCAGGAGGGCCTCGACCTGCTGAACGACGGCAAGGTGGCCGCCGTGAAGATCGTCGACGGCGAGAACCGGGTCGACCTCACCCTGAAGAAGGCCGACGAAGAGCTCGGCTCGCAGGTGCAGTTCTACTACGTCACGCCCCGCGGCGCCGACGTGATCGAGGCGGTCAACGACGCCAAGCCGGCCGACGGGTTCAACGACGAGGTGCCCCAGCCGAACTGGTTCCTCTCGATGCTCGGCATCCTGCTGCCGCTGGTGCTCATCGGCCTGTTCTTCTGGATCATGCTCTCCGGCATGCAGGGCGGCGGAAACCGGGTCATGCAGTTCGGCAAGTCCCGCGCGAAGCTCGTCTCCAAGGAGAGCCCGAAGGTCACCTTCGACGACGTGGCCGGCTCCGACGAGGCCATCGAGGAGCTCCACGAGATCAAGGAGTTCCTGAAGGAGCCGGCGAAGTTCCAGGCCGTCGGCGCCCGGATCCCGAAGGGCGTGCTGCTGTACGGCCCTCCCGGCACCGGCAAGACGCTGCTCGCCCGCGCCGTCGCGGGAGAGGCGGGCGTGCCGTTCTACTCCATCTCGGGCTCCGACTTCGTCGAGATGTTCGTCGGCGTCGGCGCGAGCCGCGTGCGCGACCTGTTCGAGCAGGCCAAGCAGAACGCGCCCGCGATCATCTTCGTCGACGAGATCGACGCCGTTGGCCGGCACCGCGGTGCGGGCCTCGGCGGCGGCCACGACGAGCGCGAGCAGACGCTGAACCAGCTGCTCGTCGAGATGGACGGCTTCGACCCCAAGACGAACGTCATCCTCATCGCGGCGACCAACCGCCCCGACATCCTCGACCCGGCGCTGCTGCGCCCCGGCCGCTTCGACCGGCAGATCGGCGTCGACGCGCCCGACCTCAAGGGCCGGCAGAAGATCCTCGAGGTGCACGCCAAGGGCAAGCCGCTCGCGAAGGGCGTCGACCTCGAGGTGCTCGCACGGAAGACGCCGGGCTTCACCGGCGCCGACCTCGCGAACGTGCTGAACGAGGCCGCGCTGCTCACCGCCCGCTCGAACGCGCAGCTCATCGACAACCGCGCCCTCGACGAGGCGGTCGACCGCGTCATCGCCGGCCCGCAGCGGCGCTCGCGCGTCATGAAGGACAAGGAGAAGCTCATCACCGCGTACCACGAGGGCGGCCACGCCCTCGCCGCGGCGGCGATGAACTACACCGACCCCGTGACGAAGATCACGATCCTCCCGCGCGGCCGGGCCCTCGGCTACACGATGGTGCTGCCGCTCGAAGACAAGTACTCGGTCACCCGCAACGAGCTGCTCGACCAGCTCACCTACGCTATGGGCGGCCGCGTCGCCGAGGAGATCGTGTTCCACGACCCCTCGACGGGCGCCTCGAACGACATCGAGAAGGCCACGTCCACGGCGCGGAAGATGGTCACCGAGTACGGCATGTCGGCCAACGTCGGCGCCGTGAAGCTCGGCCAGTCGCAGGGCGAGGTGTTCCTCGGGCGCGACATGGGCCACCAGCGCGACTACTCCGAAGAGATCGCGGAGAAGGTCGACGCCGAGGTGCGGGTGCTCATCGAGCAGGCGCACGACGAGGCGTGGCAGGTGCTGAACGACAACCGCGACATCCTCGACAAGCTGGCCGCCGAGCTGCTCGAGCACGAGACGCTCGACCACAACCAGATCGCCGAGATCTTCAAGGACGTCAAGAAGCTGCCCGAGCGGCCCCT
- the tilS gene encoding tRNA lysidine(34) synthetase TilS, whose protein sequence is MPSDDQTDASRRPRLTPAMADVRRAVRAVLPSAAPASAQRAAASDASVPEPLVLVALSGGADSLALAAAAAFEAPRAGWRAGAVVVDHGLQPGSADAAERAAQAARGLGLAPVVIRRVVVASDGDGPEASARAARYAALDAVATETGAAMVLLGHTLDDQAETVLLGLARGSGGQSLSGMASRSGRYARPLLGIRRATTWQACLDAGLEPWDDPHNADPAYARVRVRARVLPVLEAELGPGIAEALARTAEQLREDEQAFDAQIEEFIEEVCEPAEAGIAVSVGWLAANPAALRQRVLRHVVGSEFGVSLTRAQTLEVARLVTDWHGQGPIDLPGGIRATRAGRHLVFSTTGSAEVLPHDH, encoded by the coding sequence ATGCCCTCAGACGACCAGACGGATGCCTCGCGCCGCCCACGGCTGACCCCGGCGATGGCCGACGTGCGGCGGGCCGTGCGGGCCGTGCTGCCGAGCGCCGCGCCTGCGTCCGCGCAACGCGCCGCAGCATCGGATGCCTCCGTCCCCGAGCCGCTCGTGCTCGTCGCGCTCTCCGGCGGGGCGGACTCGCTCGCGCTCGCCGCGGCGGCCGCGTTCGAGGCGCCGCGCGCGGGCTGGCGTGCCGGTGCGGTCGTCGTCGACCACGGCCTGCAGCCGGGCTCGGCGGATGCCGCCGAGCGGGCGGCGCAGGCCGCGCGTGGGCTTGGGCTCGCCCCGGTCGTCATCCGCCGGGTCGTGGTCGCGTCGGATGGTGACGGGCCCGAGGCATCCGCTCGTGCCGCCCGCTATGCGGCGCTCGACGCGGTCGCCACCGAGACGGGCGCCGCGATGGTGCTGCTCGGCCACACGCTCGACGACCAGGCGGAGACCGTGCTGCTCGGCCTGGCGCGCGGATCGGGCGGGCAGAGCCTCTCGGGCATGGCCTCGCGCTCGGGCCGGTACGCGCGGCCGCTGCTCGGCATCCGTCGCGCGACGACCTGGCAGGCGTGTCTCGATGCGGGCCTGGAGCCGTGGGACGACCCGCACAACGCCGACCCCGCGTACGCGCGCGTCCGCGTGCGCGCGCGTGTGCTGCCCGTCCTCGAGGCCGAGCTCGGCCCCGGCATCGCCGAGGCGCTCGCGCGCACGGCCGAGCAGCTGCGAGAAGACGAGCAGGCGTTCGACGCCCAGATCGAGGAGTTCATCGAGGAGGTGTGCGAACCCGCCGAGGCGGGCATCGCGGTCTCCGTCGGATGGCTCGCCGCGAACCCGGCGGCCCTCCGCCAGCGCGTGCTCCGCCACGTCGTCGGCAGCGAGTTCGGCGTCTCGCTCACCCGCGCGCAGACGCTCGAGGTCGCCCGGCTCGTCACCGACTGGCACGGTCAGGGGCCGATCGACCTGCCGGGCGGCATCCGCGCGACCCGGGCCGGACGGCACCTCGTCTTCTCCACCACCGGCTCGGCCGAGGTCCTCCCGCACGACCACTGA
- a CDS encoding M23 family metallopeptidase — MRRAVAGIAAAALAVSLPLAQPGSPAVAATYPSWDELQAAKANTAAGAAAVENIIALIGQLEVNVETTRAEAERRMVELMEAQDRYDDAVRRADEIQAQADASAAEADTAKRNAGQVAAQLYQTGGNDLGASLMFDSGNAQSTDKLLAKLGSMDKMVERTSAIYQRAQEQANTAKSLGAQAELAQAEREKLRVAAEEALAAAQEAQAAAEAALAESQAKKTELEAQLAFLRDVEAKTTAAYQEGERIRQEEERKRREEAMRAGAPGAVASSGWARPAAGRITDGFGPREVICGGGGCSGGYHYGYDIGTGCGAPIYAANSGVVTIAGYTGTYGNYVKINHGGGISTGYAHIREGGILVGNGQWVDAGQHIAWSGTTGASTGCHLHFEVWNGGTRINPGPFMADRGVGLG; from the coding sequence ATGCGGCGTGCCGTCGCGGGCATTGCCGCGGCCGCGCTGGCCGTCAGCCTGCCGCTGGCGCAGCCGGGCTCGCCGGCGGTCGCCGCCACGTATCCCAGCTGGGACGAGCTGCAGGCGGCCAAGGCGAACACCGCCGCCGGGGCGGCCGCGGTCGAGAACATCATCGCCCTCATCGGCCAGCTCGAGGTGAACGTCGAGACGACCCGCGCCGAGGCCGAGCGGCGCATGGTCGAGCTCATGGAGGCGCAGGACCGCTACGACGACGCGGTGCGGCGTGCCGACGAGATCCAGGCGCAGGCGGATGCCTCGGCCGCCGAGGCCGACACCGCGAAGCGCAACGCGGGCCAGGTGGCGGCGCAGCTGTACCAGACCGGCGGCAACGACCTCGGGGCGAGCCTCATGTTCGACTCGGGCAACGCGCAGTCGACCGACAAACTGCTGGCCAAGCTCGGCAGCATGGACAAGATGGTCGAGCGCACGTCGGCGATCTACCAGCGCGCGCAGGAGCAGGCGAACACGGCGAAGTCGCTCGGCGCCCAGGCCGAGCTCGCGCAGGCCGAACGCGAGAAGCTGCGCGTCGCCGCCGAGGAGGCGCTCGCGGCCGCGCAGGAGGCGCAGGCCGCGGCCGAGGCGGCGCTCGCGGAGTCGCAGGCGAAGAAGACCGAGCTCGAGGCGCAGCTAGCGTTCCTCCGCGACGTCGAGGCGAAGACCACCGCCGCCTACCAGGAGGGCGAGCGGATTCGCCAGGAGGAGGAGCGGAAGCGCCGCGAGGAGGCGATGCGCGCGGGTGCGCCGGGCGCGGTCGCGAGCTCCGGCTGGGCGCGCCCGGCGGCCGGTCGCATCACCGACGGCTTCGGCCCCCGCGAGGTCATCTGCGGCGGCGGCGGATGCTCCGGCGGCTATCACTACGGCTACGACATCGGCACCGGCTGTGGCGCGCCGATCTACGCGGCGAACAGCGGCGTGGTGACCATCGCCGGGTACACGGGCACGTACGGCAACTACGTGAAGATCAACCACGGCGGCGGCATCTCGACCGGCTATGCCCACATCCGCGAGGGCGGAATCCTCGTCGGCAACGGCCAGTGGGTCGATGCAGGACAGCACATCGCGTGGAGCGGCACGACCGGAGCATCCACGGGCTGCCACCTGCACTTCGAGGTCTGGAACGGCGGCACCCGGATCAACCCCGGACCGTTCATGGCCGACCGGGGGGTGGGCCTTGGCTGA